Proteins found in one Panthera tigris isolate Pti1 chromosome B3, P.tigris_Pti1_mat1.1, whole genome shotgun sequence genomic segment:
- the CFAP161 gene encoding cilia- and flagella-associated protein 161 has protein sequence MAQNLYGPRVRMGNWNEDIYLEEELMKDFLEKRAKGQLLIQRNRRLKENLLRPMQLSVSEDGYVHCGDKVMLVNPAHAEVEARLFLGGDLSLCATPDEIKAHLSDELEVPCGLSAAQTRIPVGRNTFTILRADGNATGQVLRYGQDFCLATTGGFEDKMLYLSSDHRTLQKSSKRSLLQEAYLTDEVSYLSCWQAAFLDPQLRLEYEGAPVPANAKILIYHCRTNRGLAVHRHLFLSTYFGKEAEVAVHTHLDSHRVEKPSNHWMLVTGNPRKDSSAMLDLPKPPAEAPPALEQATDPGAQ, from the exons ATGGCGCAGAACCTGTATGGTCCTCGAGTGCGGATGGGCAACTGGAACGAGGACATCTACCTGGAGGAG GAGCTCATGAAGGACTTCTTGGAGAAGAGAGCTAAAGGACAGCTTCTCATACAGAGAAACAGGAGACTCAAAGAGAATCTCTTGAGAccg ATGCAGCTTTCCGTTTCGGAGGATGGGTACGTTCACTGTGGCGACAAGGTGATGCTCGTGAACCCCGCCCACGCGGAGGTGGAGGCCCGCCTGTTTCTGGGCGGGGACCTGAGCCTGTGCGCGACTCCCGATGAAATTAAAGCGCATCTGAGCGACGAGTTAGAGGTGCCGTGTGGCCTGAGCGCAGCTCAAACCAGGATCCCGGTTGGCAGAAACACTTTCACCATTTTGAG GGCCGACGGAAACGCCACGGGTCAGGTCCTCAGGTACGGACAGGACTTCTGCCTCGCGACCACGGGAGGGTTTGAAGACAAAATG CTGTATTTATCCAGTGACCACAGGACCCTCCAGAAGTCGTCCAAGAGATCTCTGCTCCAGGAGGCGTACCTGACGGACGAGGTCTCCTACCTGAGCTGCTGGCAGGCCGCCTTCCTGGACCCCCAGCTGCGCCTGGAATACGAAGGCGCCCCCGTTCCG GCAAATGCAAAGATCCTCATCTATCACTGCCGCACGAATCGGGGGCTAGCAGTCCACAGGCATCTTTTCTTGAG TACCTATTTCGGGAAGGAAGCTGAGGTGGCCGTCCACACGCATCTGGATTCACACAGAGTCGAAAAGCCGAGCAACCATTGGATGTTGGTGACCGGGAATCCCAGGAAAGACTCGTCCGCCATGTTGGACCTGCCCAAGCCACCGGCTGAggctcccccagccctggagcAGGCCACGGACCCCGGGGCGCAGTGA